A single Phytohabitans houttuyneae DNA region contains:
- a CDS encoding helix-turn-helix transcriptional regulator gives MPVAVFRRLPGIPPVAVTRLSDRPVTPQPLPGPQTHAHDFLVLLYAHRAGGSFLIDDRAWTVVDGDLFVIAPGQVLSFPQPADRIIEDGWVVFFPADVIRGGAYSWRAHPLLFPFACGADRTQRLRVPREQRPGWVERISALDGELQTRGTGWSEASLAHLMLVLVAAARLAGDVADELRAADEPLLAAVFDVIEHRFAEPISLADVADELALTPGHLTTSVRRRTGRTVQQWLTERRMQEARRLLTETDLTVAAIAHRVGFPDASYFIRRFRTEHQITPALWRRR, from the coding sequence GTGCCAGTCGCGGTGTTCCGCCGGTTACCCGGCATCCCGCCGGTGGCGGTGACCCGGCTGTCCGACCGGCCGGTGACGCCGCAGCCGCTACCCGGCCCGCAGACGCATGCGCACGACTTCCTGGTCCTGCTGTACGCACATCGCGCCGGCGGCAGCTTCCTGATCGACGACCGCGCATGGACCGTGGTCGACGGCGATCTGTTTGTGATTGCGCCAGGCCAGGTGCTGTCGTTTCCGCAGCCGGCCGACCGAATCATCGAGGACGGATGGGTGGTGTTCTTCCCGGCCGATGTGATCCGCGGCGGGGCGTACTCGTGGCGAGCCCACCCGCTGCTGTTCCCGTTCGCCTGCGGCGCCGACCGGACGCAGCGGCTGCGGGTCCCACGGGAGCAGCGGCCCGGCTGGGTGGAGCGGATCAGCGCACTCGACGGCGAGTTGCAGACCCGTGGAACCGGATGGTCGGAGGCGTCGCTCGCACACCTGATGCTGGTGCTGGTCGCGGCGGCCCGGCTGGCCGGTGACGTCGCCGATGAACTGCGCGCGGCCGACGAGCCGCTGCTGGCCGCGGTGTTCGACGTGATCGAGCACCGGTTCGCCGAGCCGATCTCGCTGGCCGATGTGGCCGACGAACTGGCGCTGACCCCGGGGCACCTGACCACCTCGGTACGCCGCCGGACCGGCCGAACCGTGCAGCAGTGGCTCACCGAGCGGCGGATGCAGGAGGCCCGTCGGTTGCTGACCGAGACTGACCTGACGGTGGCGGCGATCGCCCACCGGGTCGGCTTTCCCGACGCCAGTTACTTCATCCGACGTTTCCGGACCGAGCACCAGATCACGCCCGCGCTCTGGCGGCGCCGCTGA
- a CDS encoding class I SAM-dependent methyltransferase, whose protein sequence is MTGAVRPFIPAMGRHWMLFLYDPFTRAAGISKVHGQLLDRAGVQPGHRVLEVGCGPGDLLMQLGRRVPEADLMGIDPDPAALRKARRKAARRGLTVQFMLAYADELPLPDDSLDRVLSSYMLHHLDQEPQVAAMREIRRILRPGGELHLLDADGTPRPGTRGHQHPRLAGHTPERIQAVMRQGGLTEVSQTGHGSRRIAGHYSFFRAVA, encoded by the coding sequence ATGACCGGAGCCGTACGGCCGTTCATCCCGGCGATGGGCCGGCACTGGATGCTGTTCCTCTACGACCCGTTCACCCGGGCGGCCGGCATCTCCAAGGTGCACGGGCAGCTACTCGATCGCGCCGGCGTTCAGCCCGGCCACCGGGTGCTGGAAGTCGGCTGCGGACCCGGCGACCTGCTCATGCAGCTCGGCCGCCGAGTACCGGAAGCCGACCTGATGGGGATCGACCCCGACCCGGCCGCGCTGCGCAAGGCCCGCCGCAAGGCCGCCCGCCGCGGCCTGACGGTGCAGTTCATGCTCGCGTACGCTGACGAGCTGCCGCTGCCGGACGACAGCCTCGACCGAGTGCTGTCCTCCTACATGCTTCACCACCTCGACCAGGAGCCACAGGTGGCGGCGATGCGCGAGATCCGCCGGATCCTGCGCCCCGGTGGCGAGCTGCACCTGCTCGACGCGGACGGGACACCACGCCCGGGCACGCGAGGCCACCAGCACCCGCGGCTGGCCGGACACACCCCGGAACGGATCCAGGCGGTCATGCGCCAAGGCGGACTGACCGAGGTCTCCCAGACCGGCCACGGCAGCCGCCGGATCGCCGGGCACTACTCCTTCTTCCGCGCAGTCGCCTGA
- a CDS encoding DUF1990 family protein encodes MPFDGLFGWRMHRGAGLVVTSSGARAARGVVVVLRAGWGPLRLMIPCRVVYVVDEADRRGFAYGTLPGHPEQGEEAFLMTRASTGEVNLHIRAFSRPATLLARGGGKFTRTIQEYATDRYVKAIQRISQQDNSS; translated from the coding sequence GTGCCGTTTGACGGGCTGTTCGGCTGGAGGATGCACCGTGGCGCTGGGCTCGTTGTAACCAGTAGCGGTGCGAGAGCGGCTCGGGGAGTCGTCGTCGTGCTTCGAGCCGGCTGGGGTCCACTGCGGCTCATGATTCCGTGCCGGGTGGTCTACGTCGTCGATGAGGCCGATCGTCGAGGTTTTGCCTATGGCACCCTGCCCGGCCACCCGGAACAAGGCGAGGAGGCCTTCCTGATGACGAGGGCGAGTACGGGCGAGGTCAATCTCCACATCCGTGCCTTCAGCCGACCCGCGACGTTGCTCGCACGAGGTGGCGGAAAATTCACCCGCACGATCCAGGAGTACGCTACCGACCGCTACGTCAAGGCGATCCAGCGAATCTCCCAGCAAGACAACAGCTCATAA
- a CDS encoding DUF1990 family protein, giving the protein MLASVIGGVLPGGYGDRVWRRSGRSFADLALAALTYQEVGPTRNHPLPAGYGHVRRDVRVGAGRVVFERAV; this is encoded by the coding sequence ATGCTGGCCTCGGTGATCGGCGGCGTCCTGCCGGGTGGGTACGGTGATCGGGTGTGGCGCAGGAGCGGACGTTCGTTCGCTGACCTGGCTCTGGCCGCTTTGACGTACCAAGAGGTGGGCCCCACGCGTAACCACCCCTTACCCGCGGGCTACGGTCACGTACGCCGTGACGTGAGGGTAGGCGCTGGCCGCGTCGTGTTCGAGCGTGCCGTTTGA
- a CDS encoding SIR2 family protein: protein MTAALPQVGAASELFVFAGAGASYAPPAALPLFDPMRNAILRELGLDDYLDEEQPELVRITEGLAPEPFMLALRDSGVDVQDWLSRTLRMDEPAPPRPNAVHVALAQLAAAGAAVWTVNFDTLIEEAGHGLRAVAWPSDAASTGEIYKPHGSLPGQLIVTADGVLAGLRADWRQALAEAVRGRVVVFIGYSGRDFDFQPLWDELLDEAKHVVWFDLPNRDEVDRRRRLLRRCVARNALTLAQSGTGSDPSRDFVAWCQANGLATVPKPLLDQLVQERPRRPFPGLGVDHLPAEAAIRGVLGDWRGAVRVNLRRLWREPGRRATVGQLIALIVNNGGRWLPVPLWVAAKVPLVPARWRNGAERKRLTAHSRLGSHHKVLRGTGRIDDQTVSTLLILRAMSMRITGNLDEAADIAAEAHRRAVWEVHEVRVAHAAFQRAQALLWAERLEECRQCLDEDLRPAAGIAAARWVAWADFVEGGIALHEGKPAEAARYYELSELRFRGEGSMDGVVSVQTAKLALVRMTDPVGFRTALATLDGSMKSTSAQDTYFTRGHRFTDEAVLIERAEYARVHAHDLDLASRWYGEVARSRFPLQRALGLLGTGLVAVERDDDRAALTEARELAGQIGARLVHAHATAAVSLPGGSQPQEVFFC, encoded by the coding sequence ATGACGGCGGCCCTGCCTCAGGTCGGCGCCGCTAGCGAGCTGTTCGTGTTCGCCGGGGCCGGGGCGTCCTACGCCCCGCCAGCAGCGCTGCCGCTGTTCGACCCGATGCGAAACGCCATCCTCCGCGAGCTTGGCCTCGACGACTACCTGGACGAGGAGCAGCCCGAGCTCGTCCGGATCACCGAGGGCCTCGCGCCGGAACCGTTCATGCTCGCCCTGCGCGATAGCGGCGTCGACGTGCAGGACTGGTTGTCCCGGACGCTGCGGATGGACGAGCCCGCGCCGCCGAGGCCCAACGCGGTGCACGTGGCGTTGGCGCAACTGGCCGCCGCGGGTGCGGCGGTGTGGACGGTCAACTTCGACACCCTCATCGAGGAAGCCGGCCACGGCCTTCGTGCGGTGGCTTGGCCCTCGGACGCCGCCAGCACTGGGGAGATCTACAAGCCGCACGGCTCCCTGCCCGGCCAACTGATCGTCACCGCCGATGGCGTTCTGGCCGGTCTTCGGGCGGACTGGCGTCAGGCGCTGGCCGAGGCGGTCCGGGGGCGGGTAGTGGTGTTCATCGGTTACAGCGGCCGTGACTTCGACTTTCAGCCGCTGTGGGACGAGCTGCTGGACGAGGCGAAACACGTCGTCTGGTTCGACCTCCCGAACCGGGACGAGGTGGACCGCCGGCGCCGGCTACTGCGCCGCTGTGTGGCGCGTAACGCACTGACGCTGGCCCAGTCCGGTACCGGCTCGGACCCGTCCCGTGACTTCGTCGCCTGGTGCCAGGCAAACGGTCTCGCCACCGTCCCCAAGCCCCTACTGGACCAGCTGGTCCAGGAACGACCGCGGCGGCCGTTCCCCGGGCTGGGCGTCGACCATTTACCGGCGGAAGCGGCGATCCGGGGTGTTCTCGGCGACTGGCGTGGGGCAGTCCGGGTCAACCTGCGTCGGCTCTGGCGGGAGCCAGGCCGGCGGGCCACGGTCGGCCAGCTGATCGCGCTGATCGTCAACAACGGTGGCCGGTGGCTACCGGTGCCGCTCTGGGTGGCTGCGAAGGTCCCGCTCGTACCCGCACGGTGGCGGAACGGCGCCGAGCGGAAACGCCTCACCGCCCACTCCCGGCTCGGCAGCCATCACAAGGTGCTGCGCGGTACAGGTCGGATCGACGATCAGACCGTGTCGACGTTGCTCATCCTGCGAGCGATGTCGATGCGGATCACCGGCAACCTGGACGAAGCCGCCGACATCGCGGCCGAAGCTCACCGGCGAGCTGTCTGGGAGGTCCACGAGGTACGCGTCGCGCACGCCGCCTTCCAACGCGCGCAGGCGCTGCTGTGGGCCGAACGCCTGGAGGAATGCCGCCAATGCTTGGACGAAGACCTGCGGCCCGCGGCGGGGATCGCGGCCGCACGCTGGGTCGCCTGGGCCGATTTCGTCGAGGGCGGCATCGCGCTGCACGAGGGGAAACCTGCCGAGGCGGCCCGGTACTACGAGCTGAGCGAACTGCGCTTCCGCGGCGAGGGCTCGATGGACGGCGTTGTCAGCGTGCAGACCGCGAAGCTGGCGCTGGTCCGGATGACAGATCCGGTAGGGTTCCGGACCGCGCTGGCCACGTTGGACGGCAGCATGAAGTCCACGTCCGCGCAGGACACGTACTTCACCCGCGGGCACCGCTTCACCGACGAGGCTGTCCTCATCGAGCGAGCGGAGTATGCCCGGGTGCACGCGCATGACCTCGACCTGGCCTCTCGGTGGTACGGGGAGGTGGCCCGGTCCCGCTTTCCGCTGCAACGGGCCCTCGGACTGCTCGGGACCGGACTGGTGGCCGTGGAACGGGACGACGACCGTGCCGCGCTCACCGAGGCTCGGGAGCTGGCGGGCCAGATCGGTGCGCGCCTCGTCCACGCGCACGCCACCGCCGCGGTCAGCCTGCCCGGCGGCAGCCAGCCGCAGGAGGTGTTCTTCTGCTGA
- a CDS encoding SIR2 family protein, whose protein sequence is MWFRNVNFPTGLIHAHRTGDLVLFVGAGASIDPPAGLPNFVEMTGKIAADARIGLTDEQLTVPERALDWIKDQDVDVHHMIRTMIDRPDSQPNQLHRALGRLATAQTPARIVTTNYDPHMSSTLRDVGTGVATYYAPALPVGDDFDGIVYLHGAVSQDPRWMVATEADFGRAYLTAAWAARFVERMFAKYTVLFVGYSHNDTVMRMVARALGGKGKKRYALTFEPDSEVWQTYGVVPVEYKVVDDSHAALAEAIDAWAAWASMGLHDHRKRVGQLVANRPTRPANDAALAPWPALVPEDVSYLEDVVADADRVRFFTELADGLEWLSWAAGRLQFRSMFDPTAPDDACTRRLADWFVERFVMSEALTTDALRVTHSSGGRLAPMLCNVLGLHLHRGPVPRPPWLGPWLTLLIEHSGEEHTDWLEQALLKSRLPEDREAALLLFDTLTEPRLRQRSLLWGGEPSFEVNMRGSADDLAEAWSTVFRPALGDVAAAVLVIAERQLRRMFSQLQVARSAEPGWDPVSFGRYAIEQDPGDRYREPVDAIIDAARDCIDELLRSGAPAGPGYLDSWAASDIPILRRLALHGWKVRSDVPASGKLAWLRERGWLFEHQLRPEVFGLIRVALPDASTAEADALVAATTTLPLEGQDAEHIAYIRYNALTWITRWAPELHSARTALAAVKAEYPHFEPRNDPDLLRSRVEVRVRADQPPMTTDELHTRIGSDAPGAIAELRRYEGVDFAFDRTSWSDALGVLTATVNANPQDGFTVLDAVGDGSTDLVSSVINGWSSAALALSLQWPYSIVSTTSSSPACQTASLACSSVASASTPMQPSGICYPKRDP, encoded by the coding sequence ATGTGGTTCCGCAATGTCAATTTCCCGACCGGTCTGATTCACGCTCATCGGACCGGAGACCTGGTTCTCTTCGTGGGAGCGGGCGCGTCTATCGATCCGCCAGCAGGCCTGCCCAACTTCGTAGAGATGACGGGGAAGATCGCCGCCGACGCTCGTATCGGCCTAACGGATGAGCAGCTTACGGTTCCGGAACGTGCGCTCGACTGGATCAAGGACCAGGACGTCGACGTTCATCACATGATCAGAACCATGATTGACCGCCCGGATTCACAGCCGAATCAGCTCCACCGGGCACTTGGCAGGCTCGCCACCGCCCAGACGCCGGCACGCATCGTGACCACGAACTACGACCCGCACATGTCATCGACACTTCGTGACGTCGGCACAGGGGTGGCGACGTACTACGCGCCGGCGCTGCCGGTGGGAGACGACTTTGACGGCATCGTCTACCTGCATGGGGCGGTGTCGCAAGACCCACGGTGGATGGTCGCGACCGAAGCCGACTTTGGACGGGCGTACCTCACCGCCGCCTGGGCAGCGCGGTTCGTCGAACGAATGTTCGCGAAGTACACGGTGCTATTCGTTGGTTACAGCCACAACGACACCGTTATGCGCATGGTGGCACGCGCCCTAGGGGGCAAGGGCAAGAAGCGATACGCCTTGACATTCGAGCCGGACAGCGAGGTCTGGCAGACCTACGGTGTGGTGCCCGTCGAGTACAAGGTGGTCGATGATTCACACGCTGCCTTGGCGGAAGCCATCGATGCGTGGGCAGCGTGGGCTTCGATGGGCCTACATGACCACCGCAAACGCGTAGGGCAACTAGTGGCGAACAGGCCGACACGCCCGGCCAACGATGCAGCCCTCGCGCCCTGGCCAGCCCTGGTTCCAGAGGACGTTTCGTATCTGGAAGACGTGGTCGCGGACGCGGACCGAGTCCGATTCTTCACGGAGCTGGCTGACGGGCTGGAATGGTTGTCCTGGGCAGCCGGTCGACTTCAGTTTCGCTCGATGTTCGACCCAACTGCTCCTGACGACGCTTGTACGCGACGCCTCGCTGACTGGTTCGTCGAGCGCTTCGTGATGAGCGAGGCCCTAACCACGGATGCGTTACGGGTAACTCACAGCAGTGGCGGCCGGCTCGCCCCCATGCTCTGCAACGTCCTCGGGCTACACCTCCACAGAGGTCCGGTGCCACGCCCACCGTGGTTGGGACCGTGGCTGACGCTACTTATCGAGCACTCCGGCGAAGAGCACACAGATTGGCTTGAGCAAGCCCTACTCAAGTCGCGTCTGCCAGAAGATCGTGAGGCAGCGCTGCTGTTGTTCGACACGCTGACCGAGCCGCGACTGCGGCAACGTTCTCTCCTTTGGGGCGGTGAGCCCTCGTTCGAGGTGAACATGCGTGGGTCGGCGGACGACCTGGCAGAGGCTTGGTCAACCGTGTTCCGCCCGGCGTTGGGAGATGTGGCCGCGGCGGTACTTGTGATCGCCGAGCGGCAGCTGCGTCGGATGTTCTCGCAACTTCAGGTAGCACGTTCGGCGGAGCCCGGCTGGGATCCGGTCTCGTTCGGCCGATACGCCATCGAGCAGGACCCGGGTGACAGATACCGGGAACCGGTGGACGCCATCATCGACGCCGCCCGAGACTGTATCGACGAGTTGCTGCGATCGGGCGCCCCGGCCGGGCCTGGATACCTGGACAGCTGGGCGGCGTCGGACATTCCGATCCTGCGCCGGCTTGCACTGCACGGCTGGAAGGTCCGTTCTGACGTTCCCGCTTCGGGCAAGCTTGCCTGGCTACGCGAACGGGGATGGCTGTTCGAGCATCAACTGCGTCCTGAGGTGTTCGGCCTGATCCGAGTCGCCTTGCCGGACGCGTCGACCGCGGAAGCCGACGCACTTGTCGCGGCCACGACGACGTTGCCCCTTGAGGGCCAGGACGCCGAGCACATCGCCTACATCCGCTATAACGCGTTGACCTGGATAACCCGTTGGGCGCCGGAGCTCCACTCGGCCCGGACCGCGTTGGCGGCCGTGAAGGCGGAGTATCCGCATTTCGAGCCACGCAACGACCCTGATCTTCTCCGCTCCAGAGTCGAGGTCCGCGTCCGGGCTGACCAGCCACCAATGACCACGGATGAGCTTCACACGCGTATCGGATCCGATGCACCTGGGGCGATCGCTGAACTTCGCCGGTACGAAGGCGTGGACTTCGCCTTCGATCGCACAAGCTGGAGCGACGCGCTCGGAGTTCTCACCGCGACGGTTAACGCGAACCCACAGGATGGCTTCACGGTCCTCGACGCTGTCGGCGATGGATCGACCGATCTAGTTAGTAGTGTGATCAATGGCTGGTCTTCAGCCGCCCTTGCCCTGTCGCTGCAGTGGCCATACTCGATCGTCTCCACAACATCGAGCTCGCCGGCCTGTCAGACAGCGTCGCTCGCCTGCTCATCGGTGGCCTCGGCGAGCACCCCAATGCAACCAAGTGGCATCTGTTACCCGAAGCGCGATCCCTAG
- a CDS encoding DUF4020 domain-containing protein produces the protein MAPDANGERDWLTRAINRPAGHLAEFWIRAVSADWTAAGDSWAGLPPHLRRPLERVLAGTDTNTWLAQVMFANHLAFFFAADQAWCEAHLLPLMDWTTDQDRAVRCWQGYLYSGRVGPLFEAGLRDGYLHAVDRADQLPEELRRALSDHLAVIALHGASHPMTWVEDFTRRASEQQRVEWMSQIAYILDGLDAPAVEQQWQRWIAQYWNQRANSRPLRLTKDEASVMATWATLLTVSFADGVALATAHPAALTKRRSLEDWTEERIAKNPRLFAKLLAHLLRNTEQPIWDNVARVTSVIRDQAEPADLVVIRNEALRLGIRGAEDW, from the coding sequence GTGGCGCCTGACGCGAACGGGGAGCGTGACTGGCTGACACGGGCGATCAATCGGCCGGCAGGACATCTCGCGGAATTCTGGATTCGGGCGGTCTCCGCTGATTGGACCGCGGCTGGCGACTCTTGGGCGGGGCTGCCGCCGCACCTACGCCGCCCCCTTGAGCGCGTCCTTGCCGGCACCGACACCAATACTTGGCTCGCCCAGGTGATGTTCGCCAACCACCTGGCCTTCTTCTTCGCCGCCGACCAAGCTTGGTGCGAGGCGCATCTTCTCCCGCTGATGGACTGGACAACGGACCAGGACCGAGCCGTGCGGTGTTGGCAAGGCTACCTCTACAGCGGTCGGGTCGGCCCGCTATTCGAAGCGGGCTTACGCGACGGCTATCTCCACGCTGTCGATCGCGCTGATCAACTTCCGGAAGAACTCCGCCGCGCTTTGAGTGACCACCTTGCCGTCATCGCACTCCACGGCGCCTCACACCCAATGACCTGGGTCGAGGATTTCACGCGGCGAGCTTCGGAACAACAGCGGGTAGAATGGATGAGCCAGATCGCCTACATCCTGGACGGGCTAGATGCTCCAGCAGTCGAGCAGCAATGGCAGCGCTGGATCGCCCAATACTGGAACCAGCGTGCCAACAGCAGACCGCTCCGGCTCACCAAGGACGAGGCATCTGTCATGGCGACGTGGGCCACCCTACTGACCGTGTCCTTCGCCGACGGAGTCGCCCTCGCCACCGCGCACCCAGCCGCGTTGACGAAACGGCGATCCCTCGAAGACTGGACAGAAGAACGAATAGCCAAGAATCCCAGGCTGTTCGCCAAGCTTCTCGCCCACCTACTCCGAAATACCGAGCAACCCATCTGGGACAATGTGGCACGAGTTACATCGGTAATCCGGGATCAGGCCGAGCCCGCAGACCTCGTAGTCATACGAAATGAAGCGCTCCGGCTAGGCATCCGCGGCGCCGAGGACTGGTAA
- a CDS encoding winged helix-turn-helix domain-containing protein: protein MTVARSAAYLVRVRYPDGGGLTAEGRARREAVRLRAAALFASNVPVAEIARRLRVSHNAVYVWRRRWVASGEAGLASKGPSGSDCRLSDAQLDALAAALDEGPAAHGYVEDQRWTLARVADLIARLFRQRYTLRGVSLLLHRMGFSPQMPKYRPVEQDEEAIATWRREVWTQAK, encoded by the coding sequence GTGACGGTGGCCCGGTCGGCGGCGTATCTGGTTCGGGTGCGTTATCCCGATGGTGGTGGGCTGACGGCTGAGGGCCGTGCCCGGCGTGAGGCGGTCCGTTTGCGGGCGGCGGCGTTGTTCGCTTCGAACGTTCCGGTCGCGGAGATCGCCAGGCGGTTGCGGGTGTCGCACAACGCGGTCTACGTGTGGCGGCGACGGTGGGTGGCTAGCGGTGAGGCAGGCTTGGCGTCGAAGGGCCCGTCGGGCAGCGATTGCCGGCTATCGGACGCGCAGCTGGATGCGCTTGCGGCGGCGTTGGACGAGGGTCCGGCCGCGCACGGCTACGTCGAGGATCAGCGGTGGACGTTGGCTCGGGTCGCGGATCTGATCGCTCGGCTGTTCCGGCAGCGCTACACCCTGCGCGGGGTGTCGTTGTTGTTGCACCGCATGGGTTTCAGCCCGCAAATGCCGAAGTATCGGCCGGTCGAACAGGACGAGGAGGCGATCGCGACCTGGCGGCGAGAGGTGTGGACCCAGGCAAAATAG
- a CDS encoding transposase, whose product MAAERGAWICFEDEAGHTLRPPKARTWARRGRTPIIPVSGKGSGRISVAGLLCVKPGQRPRLLYRIKVHRRRKGERRSFAETDYIALLDAAHQHLKAPIVVIWDNLNTHISAVMRELAAARDWLHVVQLPAYAPELNPTEGVWSHVKRSLGNLAATGVDHLAAVVRNRLKRIQYRPDLLTSFLDRTGLNLDPEPP is encoded by the coding sequence GTGGCGGCCGAGCGTGGGGCGTGGATCTGCTTCGAGGACGAAGCTGGTCACACGCTTAGGCCGCCCAAGGCCCGAACCTGGGCGCGGCGTGGCCGGACACCGATAATTCCGGTGTCTGGTAAGGGATCCGGCCGTATTTCGGTAGCCGGCCTGCTCTGCGTCAAGCCCGGCCAACGCCCACGCCTGCTCTACCGGATCAAGGTCCATCGTCGGCGCAAAGGCGAACGGCGCAGCTTCGCCGAAACCGACTACATCGCACTGCTCGACGCAGCTCACCAGCATTTGAAGGCGCCGATCGTGGTCATCTGGGACAACCTCAACACCCACATCAGCGCCGTCATGCGCGAACTGGCCGCAGCGCGGGACTGGCTCCACGTGGTCCAGCTACCCGCCTACGCCCCGGAACTCAACCCGACCGAGGGCGTCTGGTCCCACGTCAAACGCAGCCTCGGCAACCTCGCCGCGACCGGCGTGGACCACCTCGCCGCCGTGGTGCGCAACCGGCTCAAACGCATCCAGTACCGGCCCGATCTACTGACCAGCTTCCTCGATCGCACCGGCCTCAACCTCGACCCCGAACCACCGTAA
- a CDS encoding class I SAM-dependent methyltransferase, protein MDRRLLLEDDLTRSAVVANSAMNRGRQLAGVNSYTRELGFNPLDQVRSAAGRGRHGGWLYLCCGTGRALLQAARSMRGERVALVGVDLVDYFDPIDDVDLPVKLVCASVTSWVPARRFDLITCVHGLHYIGDKLAVLTRAASWLTDDGLLVADLDLTSIRLPDGRPAGRALAGALRQAGFRYDARRRRITSEGRREVSLPYDYLGADDKAGPNYTNQPAVHSYYQPR, encoded by the coding sequence GTGGATCGGCGGTTGCTTCTTGAGGACGACCTGACGCGGTCGGCGGTGGTGGCCAACTCGGCGATGAACCGGGGGCGGCAGCTGGCTGGGGTCAACAGCTATACGCGTGAGCTCGGGTTCAACCCGCTGGACCAGGTCCGCTCCGCGGCCGGGCGGGGCCGGCATGGTGGCTGGCTCTACCTGTGCTGCGGCACCGGCCGTGCACTGTTGCAGGCGGCGCGTTCGATGCGCGGCGAGCGGGTCGCCTTGGTCGGTGTCGACCTGGTCGACTACTTCGATCCGATCGACGATGTCGACCTTCCGGTGAAGCTGGTGTGCGCGTCGGTGACGAGCTGGGTGCCGGCGCGGCGGTTCGACCTGATCACCTGCGTGCATGGTCTGCACTACATCGGCGACAAGCTCGCCGTGCTAACGCGTGCGGCGAGCTGGCTGACCGATGACGGTCTGCTCGTCGCCGACCTTGACCTGACCAGCATTCGGCTGCCCGACGGACGGCCGGCCGGACGTGCCCTGGCCGGAGCGCTGCGCCAGGCCGGCTTCCGGTACGACGCGCGTCGGCGCCGGATCACCAGCGAGGGCCGGCGCGAGGTCAGTCTGCCCTACGACTACCTCGGCGCCGACGACAAAGCCGGCCCCAACTACACCAACCAGCCCGCAGTGCACTCGTACTACCAGCCGCGGTAG
- a CDS encoding group I truncated hemoglobin — MTIFDTIGGAPAVQAAVDDFYVRVLADTALAPVFASTDLNRLKAHQRAFIAAAIGGPQPYAGRDMATAHAGLGITDAQFDTVVGHLVDTLTGLGVPGDTIAQIGATLAPLRTDIVTAETKVA; from the coding sequence ATGACCATCTTCGACACCATCGGCGGTGCCCCCGCCGTCCAGGCCGCAGTCGACGACTTCTACGTCCGCGTGCTCGCGGACACCGCCCTGGCGCCAGTGTTCGCCAGCACAGACCTGAACCGGCTCAAGGCGCACCAACGTGCATTCATCGCCGCCGCCATCGGCGGTCCCCAACCGTACGCAGGCCGGGACATGGCGACGGCGCACGCCGGACTGGGCATCACCGACGCCCAATTCGACACCGTCGTCGGCCACCTCGTGGATACCCTCACCGGCCTGGGCGTTCCCGGCGACACGATCGCCCAGATCGGCGCCACCCTCGCGCCGCTGCGCACCGACATCGTCACGGCGGAGACGAAGGTCGCCTAA